The following are encoded in a window of Phragmites australis chromosome 22, lpPhrAust1.1, whole genome shotgun sequence genomic DNA:
- the LOC133904792 gene encoding alpha-2-purothionin-like, with protein sequence MGSKGLESVIMCLLVLGLVLEQVQVEGKSCCKSTFARNCYNICRVKVPRVVCAKVCGCKIIRGNKCPRGYPKLNLLPDSGEPDTIEYCNLGCRSSVCDNMNNGHGGEEMKIDVERCGDACDSFCNGDAGIASVAA encoded by the exons ATGGGAAGCAAGGGTCTTGAGAGTGTGATCATGTGTTTACTCGTACTGGGGCTAGTCCTGGAACAGGTCCAAGTAGAGGGCAAGAGTTGCTGCAAGAGCACCTTCGCAAGAAACTGCTACAACATCTGCCGTGTCAAGGTTCCCCGGGTAGTCTGTGCAAAAGTATGTGGTTGCAAAATCATCCGTGGTAACAAATGCCCACGTGGCTACCCTAAACTGAACCTTCTCCCCGACTCCG GTGAACCAGATACCATTGAGTACTGCAACCTGGGATGCAGGTCTTCCGTGTGTGACAACATGAACAATG GTCATGGCGGCGAAGAGATGAAAATCGACGTGGAACGCTGCGGTGATGCATGTGACAGTTTCTGCAACGGGGACGCTGGCATCGCATCCGTTGCTGCCTAA